The nucleotide sequence GGCTCTTAAGAGTTACTTGAAAATTCATTGCCAAACACATTTAGTCAATAAAGTTACCCTTCTCACTTGAGTAATTACAGTTTCTCAGAGACAGTGGTTGTATTTGTTTTGGTTCAAGGTCAGCTACCTACACGTGACTTGTGTTTTCCCCTAGAGGATCCAGCTTCAGCTCCCGGATGAAGATGGTGATCACAGTGACAAAGAAGATGAACAGCCTCAAGTGGTGGTTTTAAAAAAGGGAGATCTGTCAGCTGAAGAAGTCatgaaaattaaagcagaaataaaggcTGCCAAAGCAGGTATGTCTGAAAGTAATCTGGTTTTTCTAACAATTTAAGGAGCCTAGAGTGTgaacttttttttgaagaagaagattagccctgagctaactgctaccagtcctcctctttttgctgaggaagactggccctgagctaacatccatgcccatcttcctctctttatatgtgggatgcctatcacagcatggcttgccaggtggtaccatgcccacacccagaatctgaaccagcgaaccctgggccaccaaagtggaacatgtacacttaaccgctgcaccaccgggccggccctgaaattattttatgtacaGTATGGTATGCTTGAAGGAGACAGTCCCAGGGTCAAACTTTGGCTTTAACGCTTAACCAGATATGTGACCTggaacaagttatttaatttctcagcctcagtcacctcatcagtaaaatgggaatgataattgTGCCTACCTTattgggttgttatgaggattaagtgtgAATTTCAGTAAAaacattctgttttaaaaaaatataagtgCTTATGGTTCCAGACTTGTCAAAAGAGGTCTATTTATTACTGCCTGAAGTGTAGTTTGCCATAtagtatatttttcattcttcctaaatatttattacatagcTTTAGGGGAAAGTGCTGGAGTTCCAAACAATCgcttttcaaaatacttaaaaatacagGCTGATTTTAATTCATTGGGACTGGCAATGTAATGGAGTACTTCAGTAAGTGAGTTTTTATGAAGTGACTGCATGTCTTGTGGGCATAAAGCTAGACGCAGTGGAGAAGACCAGACTGAATTGATTCAAGAACATCCTTAAATACGGTATGAGATTTTCTTGCAGTTTGACTCTCCAATAAAGGCAGAATaatggggagagaagaaagttctttatctttgtttttgctgcAGATGAAGAACCAGCTTCAGCTGATGGAAGAATCATGTATCGAAAACCAGTCAAGCGCTCCTCAGATGAAAAATACTCAGGTTTAACAGCAagctcaaaaaagaagaagacaaataaagatgaaatacGTAAGCAGGACTCCGTTAAAAAGAACTCACAAAAGCAAGTCAAAAACAACAGCCTCCTTTCTTTCAACAACGAAGATGAAAATGAATAAGTGTCAACGTTTTGGACTTagtcttctttaaaagtttatggggtgttttttaaaataacattttcttctactataaaaataatacaagttcattttagaaaatgcagaaaaaaatttagtaaGATAAAACTATGTCCATCCATCAGTACCCCTTTGACTTGAAATGCTAACTCTGTAGACATtaactattaacattttgttatttCCCATGTGTGGGGTGTgtatgttatgtaaattatatttttttaaacaaaattgagatTGTATTGTGTATGTTCTCTGTCCTGCTTCTCACTTGACATTATATTGTGAGCCTTTTTCCAGGTCAGTAAAATTCAAAAACCTAACATTAATAGCTACAGAGGATTTTGTAATTAAACAGATCCCCTGTTGTATCCTTCCTCACTTTGATGGGAGAGACGACAATG is from Equus przewalskii isolate Varuska chromosome 15, EquPr2, whole genome shotgun sequence and encodes:
- the KIAA1143 gene encoding uncharacterized protein KIAA1143 homolog; its protein translation is MAANLNLALGWDVDASTEAAMLPGLAPGGGGYVTSQVGAVTSVHCLGGPGSLFCPGAAMSKRNQVSYVRPAEPAFLARFKERVGYREGPTVETKRIQLQLPDEDGDHSDKEDEQPQVVVLKKGDLSAEEVMKIKAEIKAAKADEEPASADGRIMYRKPVKRSSDEKYSGLTASSKKKKTNKDEIRKQDSVKKNSQKQVKNNSLLSFNNEDENE